In Chitinophaga nivalis, a single genomic region encodes these proteins:
- a CDS encoding DUF885 domain-containing protein, with product MRKFLLCATAAATLAACNNTGTGSKGGASDSTLNAAFSNYEQRFIDALWKENPDWATGVGYHNYDSVLIVPDEAASKAALAFAQQQLDSLKSFDKSKLTDANQTDYQLIENFLQSAQWGIKELKSNEWDPSSFNVSNTFAFILNENYAPLESRLRSIAIRLQNIPAYYEAAKKQIKDPVPELTALAIDQNNGGVSVFEKDLLDSLNKTSIPAAEKATIVARAKAAATAIKGYATWLKDLKPANPRSFRLGQALYEQKFNYSIQSSFSASQIYDSAVARKRFVHGEMMKISRQLWPKYFGNTPVPTDSLELVGRMIDTLSVRHVKPEEFQSAIEKQLPSLIAFIKEKDLLYIDPSKPLVVRKEPAYMAGVAGASISAPGPYDKGGNTYYNVGSLEGWPKERAESYLREYNQYILQILDIHEAIPGHYTQLVYANQSPSLIKSLMGNGAMIEGWAVYTEQMMLENGYGNDEPEMWLMWYKWNLRAVCNTILDYSVHVKNMSKEEAIHLLTKEAFQQQAEAEGKWKRVSVTSVQLTSYFTGYKEIIDLREAYKQQEGSNYKLKTFNEKFLSYGSAPVKYIRQLMLKK from the coding sequence CTGCAGCTGCTACGCTGGCCGCCTGTAACAACACCGGTACCGGTAGTAAGGGAGGAGCGTCAGACAGCACGCTCAACGCAGCTTTCAGCAACTACGAGCAACGTTTTATTGATGCCCTCTGGAAAGAGAATCCTGACTGGGCCACCGGTGTGGGTTATCACAATTATGATTCCGTGCTGATTGTACCCGACGAAGCAGCTTCCAAAGCAGCATTGGCTTTTGCCCAACAACAGCTGGACTCTTTAAAATCATTCGACAAATCCAAACTGACGGATGCCAACCAGACCGATTATCAGCTGATTGAAAATTTCCTGCAATCGGCTCAGTGGGGTATTAAGGAGTTGAAAAGCAACGAGTGGGATCCCTCCTCTTTTAATGTGAGCAATACGTTTGCTTTCATCCTGAATGAGAACTATGCCCCGCTGGAATCCCGTCTGCGCAGCATCGCCATTCGCCTGCAAAACATTCCGGCTTACTATGAGGCCGCGAAAAAACAGATCAAAGATCCCGTGCCGGAACTGACCGCACTGGCCATCGACCAGAATAACGGCGGTGTATCTGTGTTTGAAAAAGACCTTTTGGATTCTCTCAACAAAACCAGCATTCCTGCAGCAGAAAAAGCTACGATAGTAGCCCGTGCCAAAGCAGCGGCAACCGCCATCAAAGGCTATGCAACCTGGTTAAAAGACCTGAAACCGGCTAATCCCCGGAGCTTCCGGCTGGGACAGGCTTTATACGAGCAGAAATTTAACTACAGCATACAATCTTCTTTCAGCGCCTCCCAGATTTATGACTCAGCGGTAGCCCGCAAACGTTTTGTACATGGCGAGATGATGAAAATCAGCCGCCAGCTGTGGCCTAAATACTTTGGCAACACACCGGTTCCTACTGATTCACTGGAACTGGTTGGCCGTATGATTGACACGCTTTCTGTACGTCACGTAAAACCGGAAGAGTTCCAATCTGCCATCGAAAAACAACTGCCTTCCCTGATTGCCTTTATCAAGGAAAAAGACCTGTTGTATATCGATCCGAGCAAACCACTGGTCGTACGTAAAGAGCCAGCCTATATGGCGGGTGTTGCCGGTGCTTCCATCAGCGCGCCTGGCCCCTACGATAAAGGTGGTAATACCTACTACAACGTAGGCTCCCTGGAAGGATGGCCGAAAGAAAGAGCAGAAAGCTACCTGCGCGAATACAACCAATACATCCTGCAGATCCTCGATATTCACGAAGCCATTCCAGGTCACTATACCCAGCTGGTATATGCCAATCAATCTCCCAGCCTGATCAAATCACTGATGGGCAATGGCGCCATGATTGAAGGATGGGCTGTATACACCGAACAGATGATGCTGGAAAACGGCTATGGTAATGATGAGCCGGAAATGTGGCTGATGTGGTACAAATGGAACCTGCGTGCCGTATGTAATACCATCCTGGATTACAGCGTACACGTAAAAAATATGAGTAAGGAAGAAGCCATCCACCTGCTGACCAAAGAAGCGTTCCAGCAACAGGCCGAAGCAGAAGGTAAATGGAAGAGAGTAAGTGTAACCAGTGTACAGCTCACCAGCTATTTCACCGGCTACAAAGAAATCATTGACCTGCGCGAAGCTTACAAACAACAGGAAGGCAGTAACTACAAACTGAAAACCTTCAATGAGAAATTCCTGAGCTATGGCAGTGCACCGGTAAAATATATCCGGCAGCTGATGCTGAAAAAATAG